The genomic DNA CCGGTCTGAGCACCCCGCGGCCGGAGAACCTCGCCGACCTCGCCAGGTCCCTCCGCGTCGACGCACCCTTCTTCGCCTCCGGCCGTCCGCACAAGCGGCTCGATACGGCGGACGCGCACTTCCGCTCCCTGCGGTCCATGCGCGCGTCCGACCGAGCGCGTGCGCTGGCGACCGTCGAGCAGGTGTGGGAGCTGACCTGCGCCATGGAGAACTACGTCCAGCTGCCCCAGCCCAACCTTCCTGAGGTGGCTCCGGGCAGCTCGCCGGCCGACGCAGCCAGACTTGTGCGTTCTCACTGGGACCAGCAGCGAGGCCCGTTCCGGCACTTCATCGCGACCGCCGAGTCGAACGGCGTGGTCGTCGTGCACGCCGACCTCGACTACATCGAGCGGGTCGACGCCTTTTCCGCCGTCGTCGCCGGACGCCCCATCATCGTCACCACGCAGCGGCGCTCGCGGAACGTGTTCGACCACCGGTTCTCCTCTGCCCACGAGCTCGGGCACCTGCTGCTTCACTCCGACGAAGATCCAGACGAAGCCGCGCTCACCGCTCTCGTGCACACCCGCGAGCAGGAGGCTGACGCGTTCGCCGCCGAGCTGCTCACCCCCGCGGCGGAGCTCCGCTCGCTC from Microlunatus sagamiharensis includes the following:
- a CDS encoding XRE family transcriptional regulator; amino-acid sequence: MRDRERRTGGEREGTKRPQLSLFVDESGSTGLDLGDIASLFLPARLTQARVLAGLTKREVADRVGVSAQAVGQWEAGLSTPRPENLADLARSLRVDAPFFASGRPHKRLDTADAHFRSLRSMRASDRARALATVEQVWELTCAMENYVQLPQPNLPEVAPGSSPADAARLVRSHWDQQRGPFRHFIATAESNGVVVVHADLDYIERVDAFSAVVAGRPIIVTTQRRSRNVFDHRFSSAHELGHLLLHSDEDPDEAALTALVHTREQEADAFAAELLTPAAELRSLLPERMDLAALDRLSREWGVEVKSLVRRMSELRVVSDATVRRAYVKLASTKDLRPTEAVHAYAGERPQMLTEAVRVAESVGHGRVALAHQLRWPARRIDDLLGEGDPRPALSLAPEPDTTRSSSTGP